A stretch of Candidatus Sphingomonas phytovorans DNA encodes these proteins:
- a CDS encoding aldehyde reductase: protein MTGTILVTGGSGYIAGYLIRELASKGWTINATVRSLKREAEVRAALGVPEASVRFFAADLMDDAGWAEAVAGCSHVAHVASPFPPNAVSHEDELIVPAREGALRALRFASAAGVKRFVMTSSVAAIAYGRQGIDRPYTEADWTDVTAPGLGAYVKSKTIAERAARDWVAMNGGAMEFCTVNPSAVLGPLMSDDFSASIEFVKRLIDGSMPGFPRLGFAVVDVRDLADLHVRALTAPGMANERFIGAGPFMMMREVGEILRERLGSEARKVPKRGIPDVVIRLMALFDSSIRQVTGELGRSRAVDSGHSLATLGWKTRPAADSIVDTARSLIDRGIVKV, encoded by the coding sequence ATGACGGGCACGATCCTGGTGACGGGCGGCAGCGGCTATATTGCCGGATATCTGATCCGCGAGCTGGCGAGCAAGGGGTGGACGATCAACGCCACCGTTCGCTCGCTGAAGCGTGAGGCGGAAGTGCGCGCTGCGCTCGGCGTGCCCGAAGCGTCGGTTCGTTTCTTCGCCGCCGACCTGATGGACGATGCCGGCTGGGCCGAGGCGGTCGCCGGGTGCAGCCATGTCGCGCACGTCGCCTCGCCCTTTCCCCCGAATGCCGTCAGCCATGAGGACGAGCTGATCGTGCCGGCGCGGGAAGGCGCGCTGCGGGCGCTGCGCTTCGCGTCGGCGGCGGGGGTGAAGCGGTTCGTGATGACCTCTTCCGTGGCGGCCATTGCCTATGGCCGTCAGGGAATCGACCGGCCCTATACCGAGGCCGACTGGACCGATGTGACCGCGCCGGGCCTGGGCGCCTATGTCAAATCCAAGACGATCGCGGAGCGCGCGGCGCGGGATTGGGTGGCAATGAATGGCGGCGCGATGGAGTTCTGCACGGTCAACCCGTCCGCTGTGCTGGGGCCGTTGATGAGCGACGATTTCTCCGCCTCGATCGAATTCGTGAAGCGCCTGATCGACGGATCGATGCCGGGTTTCCCGCGCCTCGGCTTCGCGGTGGTCGACGTGCGCGATCTCGCCGACCTGCATGTTCGCGCGCTGACCGCGCCGGGAATGGCGAACGAGCGCTTCATCGGCGCCGGGCCATTCATGATGATGCGGGAGGTCGGGGAGATATTGCGCGAGCGGCTCGGTTCCGAGGCGCGCAAGGTGCCGAAGCGGGGGATTCCGGATGTCGTGATCAGGCTGATGGCCCTGTTCGATTCGAGTATCAGGCAGGTCACCGGGGAGCTGGGCAGGAGCCGGGCGGTCGATTCGGGCCACTCGCTTGCGACGCTTGGCTGGAAAACCCGGCCGGCGGCGGACTCGATCGTCGACACCGCGCGAAGCCTGATCGACCGCGGCATCGTCAAGGTCTGA
- a CDS encoding class I SAM-dependent methyltransferase gives MSRTAHGTVSDLRGDALRHEAMGDVERAIEAALASLAAAPGDAHAKQLVAGLLALPHKPLASKHQSVLLALLTDPDVNPREIERAGWKMLAASDRIPCTGSDMAVASQALEQDAFICALLSETQVTLAEIERPLGSVRRWMLLSGRWREFPHLAAALVDQARHNGGAWPFDSEERMRLGQAEAAPFVAAYLPPRPAVPGSPVPCESSVTAEVAAQYDQWPYPVWQRAAAGTGQSFRKVIGSLGPDAPQDMPEDAEVLVAGCATGKDPISLARRFPGLRITAIDISAGAIALATARKAESGVHNVDFRQLDIYNVGSLNRQFDFIVSSGVLHHLPDPELGWARLAETLRPGGAMRLMLYSKFARLPVQAARRNIEHLLSGATIDDDLLRAVRVHFLERPPGPITHSPDFYHLAGVHDMLLHRHEDSFDVPRIREAIEKLKLQLLGFVLPTAARRARYRTDNPDDPWFRDYDKWLRLETREPHLFSLMYDFWCLKPA, from the coding sequence ATGAGCCGAACCGCACATGGAACCGTGTCCGACTTGCGTGGAGACGCGCTACGTCACGAGGCCATGGGCGATGTGGAACGGGCGATCGAAGCGGCCCTGGCTTCCCTTGCAGCCGCACCCGGGGATGCTCATGCCAAGCAGCTTGTGGCCGGCCTGCTTGCCCTTCCGCACAAGCCGCTGGCGTCGAAGCATCAATCGGTTCTGCTGGCGCTCCTCACTGACCCTGATGTGAATCCGCGCGAGATCGAACGCGCAGGCTGGAAAATGCTGGCCGCTTCCGATCGGATACCCTGCACCGGTTCCGATATGGCAGTCGCCTCCCAGGCGCTTGAGCAGGACGCATTCATTTGTGCCTTGTTGTCGGAAACCCAGGTCACCCTCGCCGAGATCGAGCGCCCGCTGGGATCGGTTCGCAGATGGATGTTATTGTCCGGCCGATGGCGCGAATTCCCGCACCTTGCCGCGGCGCTGGTCGATCAGGCGCGCCACAATGGGGGGGCGTGGCCGTTCGACTCGGAGGAGCGAATGCGTCTTGGCCAGGCCGAGGCGGCGCCGTTCGTGGCGGCCTATCTCCCGCCTCGCCCGGCAGTGCCGGGAAGCCCGGTACCTTGTGAATCGTCGGTGACCGCCGAGGTCGCGGCGCAATATGACCAATGGCCCTATCCTGTCTGGCAACGTGCTGCGGCCGGGACCGGCCAGTCCTTCCGGAAGGTCATCGGCTCGCTCGGACCCGATGCACCACAGGACATGCCTGAAGATGCGGAAGTCCTGGTGGCGGGATGCGCGACGGGCAAGGACCCGATCAGCCTGGCGCGTCGCTTTCCCGGTCTCAGGATAACCGCCATCGATATCAGCGCGGGCGCGATCGCTCTCGCCACCGCTCGAAAGGCGGAAAGCGGCGTCCATAATGTCGATTTCCGGCAGCTCGACATCTACAATGTCGGGTCGCTGAACAGGCAGTTCGATTTCATTGTTTCATCTGGTGTCCTGCACCATCTTCCCGACCCGGAGCTTGGCTGGGCGAGGCTGGCTGAAACGCTGCGGCCCGGCGGGGCGATGCGCCTTATGCTGTACAGCAAATTCGCGCGGCTCCCGGTCCAGGCTGCGCGGCGCAACATCGAGCATCTGCTTTCAGGCGCGACCATCGACGACGATCTGCTACGGGCGGTCCGTGTCCATTTTCTGGAGCGCCCGCCCGGGCCGATAACGCATTCTCCCGATTTCTATCATCTGGCCGGGGTGCACGACATGTTGCTGCACAGGCATGAGGATTCGTTCGACGTACCGCGTATTCGCGAGGCGATCGAAAAGCTGAAGCTCCAACTGCTCGGGTTCGTTCTTCCGACCGCGGCCAGGAGGGCGCGCTATCGCACCGATAATCCCGACGACCCCTGGTTCCGCGACTATGACAAGTGGTTGCGCCTGGAAACGCGCGAGCCCCATCTGTTCAGTTTGATGTACGACTTCTGGTGTCTCAAACCTGCCTGA
- a CDS encoding AbrB family transcriptional regulator: MAEAGARPPLVRWALLLGLSAAFAGVFEAFRLPAGLLLGPMIAAILLAIRGQGVTVPPLSFQAAQAFVGLLIAGSFNAGTIGTVIEHWPVFLAVTAATLSAGVGIGLLIGRLGWLPGSVAIWGCMPGGAAAMVLMAQSYGAEWRLVAVMTYSRVACVAGAASVVAALVGAHGGMESPTADWFPPIDPVAFAETLAIAAAGAWLGVRLKLPAGPMIGALLLGSALNVAGLVRFDLPGWLLAASYAIVGWRIGLHFTRDIVNAAARALPRILASILLLIAISAGIGALLSHFGGIDPITAYLATSPGGMDSVAIIAASTKVDVPYVMALQALRFFACVILGPALATFAVRRQRAAAG; this comes from the coding sequence ATGGCTGAGGCCGGGGCGCGTCCGCCGCTGGTTCGCTGGGCGTTGCTGCTTGGCCTGTCGGCGGCGTTCGCGGGAGTGTTCGAGGCGTTCAGGCTGCCAGCCGGTCTGCTGCTCGGCCCGATGATCGCGGCGATCCTGCTTGCGATCCGGGGCCAGGGCGTCACGGTCCCGCCCCTGTCCTTCCAGGCGGCGCAGGCGTTTGTCGGCCTGCTGATCGCCGGATCGTTCAACGCCGGCACCATCGGCACGGTGATCGAGCATTGGCCGGTCTTCCTCGCGGTCACCGCCGCGACGCTTTCCGCCGGCGTCGGCATCGGTCTGCTGATCGGGCGGCTCGGCTGGCTGCCGGGCAGTGTCGCCATATGGGGCTGCATGCCCGGCGGCGCGGCGGCGATGGTGCTGATGGCGCAATCCTATGGCGCGGAATGGCGGCTGGTCGCGGTGATGACCTATAGCCGCGTGGCATGCGTCGCCGGGGCTGCATCCGTCGTCGCCGCGCTGGTCGGCGCGCATGGCGGAATGGAAAGCCCGACCGCCGACTGGTTCCCGCCGATCGACCCGGTCGCCTTTGCCGAAACGCTGGCGATCGCCGCGGCGGGCGCCTGGCTGGGCGTCAGGCTGAAGCTGCCGGCCGGGCCGATGATCGGCGCGCTGCTGCTCGGCTCGGCGCTCAACGTCGCCGGGCTGGTGCGGTTCGACCTGCCGGGCTGGCTGCTCGCGGCGAGCTACGCAATCGTCGGCTGGCGGATCGGGCTGCATTTCACCCGCGATATCGTGAACGCGGCCGCCCGCGCCCTGCCCCGCATCCTGGCATCGATCCTGCTGCTGATCGCGATCTCGGCCGGAATCGGCGCGCTGCTGTCGCATTTCGGCGGGATCGACCCGATCACCGCCTATTTGGCCACCAGCCCGGGCGGCATGGATTCAGTCGCGATCATCGCCGCCTCGACCAAAGTCGACGTGCCCTATGTCATGGCGCTGCAGGCGCTGCGCTTCTTCGCCTGCGTGATATTGGGGCCGGCACTGGCGACATTCGCGGTGCGGCGACAACGCGCGGCGGCCGGCTGA
- the gor gene encoding glutathione-disulfide reductase — MASYDYDLFVIGAGSGGVRASRVAAAHGAKVAVAEEYRVGGTCVIRGCVPKKLLIYGAHFAEDLADARRFGWNVPDCDFDWKVLIKNVLDEVDRINGAYTDTLNNNGVEIIQERATITGPHGIRLASGREVTAKTILVAVGATPSVPKCPGHEHGITSNEAFHLESIPKRILIAGAGYIANEFAGIFHQFGAHVTLINRTDVILRGYDEQIRDRLLQISMMKGIEFRFHADFQGIEKLKDGSLKVSMSGHEPIVVDCVMFATGRDPNTADLGLETAGVELDAKGAIVVDDDNRSTCASIYAVGDVTNRIQLTPIAIREGQAFADTMFGNKPTRVDYENVPSAVFSHPPIAGVGLTEGQAKAKFGSAKVYTSDFRPMKNVLAGRNERSLYKMVCDSETDKILGLHMIGPDVPEILQAAAIAVKAGLTKAAFDQTVALHPTMAEELVLLR, encoded by the coding sequence ATGGCAAGCTATGACTACGACCTTTTCGTCATTGGCGCGGGTTCCGGCGGGGTGCGCGCGTCGCGCGTCGCGGCGGCGCATGGCGCGAAGGTCGCGGTGGCCGAGGAATATCGCGTTGGGGGCACCTGCGTGATCCGCGGCTGCGTGCCCAAGAAGCTGCTCATCTACGGCGCGCACTTCGCCGAGGACCTGGCGGATGCGCGCCGCTTCGGCTGGAACGTCCCCGACTGCGACTTCGACTGGAAGGTGCTGATCAAGAATGTACTCGACGAGGTCGACCGGATCAACGGTGCCTATACCGACACGCTGAACAACAATGGCGTCGAGATCATCCAGGAGCGTGCGACGATCACCGGGCCGCACGGCATCCGGCTCGCGAGCGGGCGCGAGGTGACCGCGAAGACGATCCTGGTCGCGGTAGGCGCAACGCCGTCGGTGCCGAAATGCCCGGGCCACGAACATGGCATCACCTCGAACGAGGCGTTCCACCTCGAGAGCATCCCGAAGCGCATCCTGATCGCTGGCGCCGGCTATATCGCCAACGAGTTCGCCGGCATCTTCCACCAGTTCGGTGCGCATGTGACGCTGATCAACCGCACCGACGTGATCCTGCGCGGCTATGACGAGCAGATCCGCGACCGGCTGCTCCAGATTTCGATGATGAAGGGGATCGAGTTCCGCTTCCACGCCGATTTCCAGGGTATCGAGAAGCTGAAGGACGGCAGCCTGAAGGTCAGCATGTCAGGGCATGAGCCGATCGTGGTCGATTGCGTGATGTTCGCCACCGGGCGCGACCCCAACACGGCGGATCTCGGGCTCGAAACGGCCGGCGTCGAGCTGGATGCGAAGGGCGCGATCGTGGTCGATGACGACAACCGTTCGACCTGCGCCAGCATCTATGCGGTCGGCGATGTCACGAACCGGATCCAGCTCACCCCGATCGCGATCCGCGAGGGCCAGGCTTTTGCGGACACGATGTTCGGCAACAAGCCGACCCGGGTCGATTACGAGAATGTCCCCTCGGCCGTGTTCAGCCATCCGCCGATTGCCGGCGTCGGTCTCACCGAGGGGCAGGCGAAGGCGAAGTTCGGCTCAGCCAAGGTCTATACCTCGGATTTCCGCCCGATGAAGAACGTGCTGGCGGGGCGCAACGAACGCTCGCTCTACAAGATGGTCTGCGACAGCGAGACCGACAAGATCCTCGGCCTGCACATGATCGGTCCCGACGTGCCGGAGATCCTGCAGGCGGCGGCGATCGCGGTGAAGGCCGGGCTGACCAAGGCGGCGTTCGACCAGACGGTCGCGCTGCATCCGACCATGGCGGAGGAACTGGTGCTGCTGCGCTAG
- a CDS encoding M13 family metallopeptidase, which yields MRVSVLVRLSAAAAALAIALPAFSQQAPAGPRFGTFGVDLTAADKTVKPGDDFWTHANGAWDKRTEIAADRTSAGPSVLLVDEAEAQVRDIVSDLAKNPAEYGVKGKQIGDFYASWMDEAGVEARGTAPLKPYLAKIAGVKDRAGLETLFSTIGYASPVDIEPLPDFADPTRYTLAAGQSGLGMGGRDYYLLPDAKYVAFRKAYRDYVIHMQEMAGIPDAAAKADRIIALETALATEQWTPERSRDMKAIYNPMDRAQMKALAPQFDWDAMLATAGLKGFPTVIMTQTTAITGAGKLLDTVPLETWKDWMAFRFVSDHATYLPKAFDDARFDFYSKTLNDVKQQRARWKRGVQLVNGALGEAVGQIYVARHFPPESEAKMAELIVNLRAALEERLKGSAWMDDATKKAAVAKLTAFEPRIGHPVHYIDYASLKVDRGDLLGNAIRSSEFDWNLQLSRLGKPVDRSLWEMTPQTVNAYYNPLLNQITFPAAILQPPFFDPKADPAVNYGAIGAVIGHEIGHGFDDQGSQFDGTGKFANWWTPASKTAFEKRTAALGKQYDAYEPVKGTHIKGALTMGENIGDLGGLETAYAAYHKYLAVHGPAPVIGGLTGDQRFFLAFAQAWQTKVREGAALQRLLTDPHSPPYYRVNGIVRNVDAWYAAFDVKPGDKMYLPPEQRVHIW from the coding sequence GTGCGCGTCTCTGTCCTCGTTCGTCTGTCAGCGGCTGCCGCCGCCCTCGCCATTGCCCTTCCTGCTTTTTCGCAGCAGGCCCCCGCCGGTCCGCGCTTCGGCACGTTCGGGGTCGACCTGACCGCTGCCGACAAGACGGTGAAGCCGGGCGACGATTTCTGGACTCATGCGAACGGCGCCTGGGACAAGCGCACCGAGATCGCAGCCGATCGGACCTCTGCCGGCCCGTCCGTATTGCTGGTTGACGAGGCTGAGGCGCAGGTGCGCGATATCGTCAGCGATCTGGCGAAGAACCCCGCCGAATATGGCGTGAAGGGCAAACAGATCGGCGATTTCTACGCGAGCTGGATGGACGAGGCCGGGGTCGAGGCACGCGGCACCGCGCCGCTCAAGCCCTATCTCGCAAAGATCGCCGGGGTGAAGGACCGCGCCGGACTGGAGACCCTGTTCTCCACGATCGGCTATGCCAGCCCGGTCGATATCGAGCCGCTGCCCGATTTCGCGGATCCGACGCGCTATACCCTCGCCGCCGGACAGAGCGGTCTCGGCATGGGCGGCCGCGATTATTACCTGCTGCCGGACGCGAAATATGTCGCCTTCCGCAAGGCCTATCGCGACTATGTGATCCATATGCAGGAAATGGCCGGCATCCCGGATGCCGCTGCCAAGGCCGATCGGATCATCGCGCTCGAAACCGCGCTGGCGACCGAGCAATGGACGCCCGAGCGCTCGCGCGACATGAAGGCGATCTATAACCCGATGGACCGGGCGCAGATGAAGGCACTCGCCCCCCAGTTCGACTGGGATGCGATGCTCGCGACGGCAGGCCTCAAGGGCTTCCCCACCGTGATCATGACGCAGACCACCGCGATCACCGGCGCGGGTAAACTGCTTGACACCGTTCCGCTCGAAACCTGGAAGGACTGGATGGCGTTCCGCTTCGTCAGCGACCACGCGACCTACCTGCCAAAGGCCTTCGACGACGCACGCTTCGACTTCTACTCCAAGACGCTGAATGACGTGAAGCAGCAGCGCGCCCGGTGGAAGCGCGGCGTTCAGCTCGTCAATGGCGCGCTCGGCGAAGCGGTCGGACAGATCTATGTCGCGCGGCATTTCCCGCCGGAGAGCGAGGCCAAAATGGCCGAGCTGATCGTCAATCTGCGCGCCGCGCTTGAGGAACGGCTGAAGGGCAGTGCCTGGATGGACGACGCGACCAAGAAAGCCGCGGTCGCGAAGCTCACCGCGTTCGAGCCACGGATCGGCCATCCGGTGCATTATATCGACTATGCATCGCTCAAGGTCGATCGGGGCGATCTTCTCGGCAATGCGATCCGGTCGAGCGAGTTCGACTGGAATCTGCAGCTTTCGCGCCTCGGCAAGCCGGTCGACCGGTCGCTGTGGGAAATGACGCCGCAGACGGTGAATGCCTATTACAACCCGCTGCTGAACCAGATCACCTTCCCGGCGGCGATCCTCCAGCCGCCCTTCTTCGATCCCAAGGCGGATCCGGCGGTGAATTATGGCGCGATCGGCGCGGTCATCGGCCATGAGATCGGCCACGGCTTCGACGACCAGGGCAGCCAGTTCGACGGCACCGGCAAATTTGCCAATTGGTGGACGCCCGCATCGAAGACAGCGTTTGAAAAGCGCACCGCCGCGCTCGGCAAGCAATATGACGCCTATGAGCCGGTGAAGGGTACGCACATCAAGGGCGCGCTGACGATGGGCGAGAATATCGGCGATCTCGGCGGGCTTGAGACCGCCTATGCCGCCTATCACAAATATCTCGCGGTCCATGGTCCGGCGCCGGTGATCGGCGGCCTGACGGGCGATCAGCGCTTCTTCCTCGCTTTTGCCCAGGCGTGGCAGACAAAGGTGCGCGAGGGCGCAGCACTGCAGCGGCTGCTGACCGATCCGCACAGCCCGCCTTATTACCGGGTCAACGGCATCGTCCGCAACGTCGACGCCTGGTACGCGGCGTTCGACGTGAAGCCCGGCGACAAGATGTACCTGCCGCCCGAACAGCGCGTACATATCTGGTAA
- the acs gene encoding acetate--CoA ligase, with amino-acid sequence MSDQTLYPVPPEWAKRARFDADGYETLYGRSLADPGSFWLEQARRLDWIKRPEIAGDWSFGEKDFHIQWFADGKLNVAANCLDRHLAKRGDQTALIWEPDEPKEEPRRFTYRELHAEVCRFANVLKAQGAKKGDRVTIYMPMIPEAAFAILACARIGAIHSVVFGGFSPEALAGRITDCDSAFVVTADEGRRGGKRIPLKANVDAAAERAPALKTVIVVRATGGDVTMREGRDVWYHKAARDVSDTCPPEVMSAEDPLFILYTSGSTGQPKGVLHSSGGYLLWASLTHELAFDYRPGDVWWCAADIGWVTGHSYILYGPLANGATTLMFEGLPTWPDASRIWQVVDRHKVHTIFTAPTALRALMKEGDDYVTKTSRASLKLLGTVGEPINPEAWRWYHEVVGEGRCPIIDTWWQTETGGAMIAPMPGATDLKPGSATRPMPGVDPQLVDTEGTVLNGATEGNLVIARSWPGQMRTVWGDHHRFFQTYFTTYPGKYFTGDGARRDEDGYWWITGRVDDVINVSGHRMGTAEVESALVLHPKVAEAAVVGMPHDIKGQGIYAYVTLNSGETASDELRKDLVKWVRTEIGPIAAPDALQFAPGLPKTRSGKIMRRILRKIAEGDVSSLGDTSTLADPAVVDDLVANRVK; translated from the coding sequence ATGTCCGATCAGACGCTCTATCCCGTACCACCCGAATGGGCGAAGCGCGCGCGCTTCGACGCGGACGGATATGAGACGCTCTATGGCCGCTCCCTGGCCGATCCCGGCAGCTTCTGGCTTGAGCAGGCGCGGCGGCTCGACTGGATCAAGCGGCCCGAGATCGCCGGCGACTGGTCGTTCGGCGAGAAGGATTTCCACATCCAGTGGTTTGCCGACGGCAAGCTGAACGTCGCGGCAAACTGCCTCGACCGGCATCTGGCGAAGCGTGGCGACCAGACCGCGCTGATCTGGGAACCCGACGAGCCGAAGGAGGAGCCCCGCCGCTTCACCTATCGCGAACTCCATGCCGAGGTCTGCCGTTTCGCCAACGTGCTTAAGGCACAGGGCGCGAAGAAAGGCGACCGGGTCACCATCTACATGCCGATGATCCCTGAGGCGGCGTTCGCGATCCTTGCCTGCGCTCGGATCGGCGCGATCCATTCAGTAGTGTTCGGTGGCTTCTCGCCTGAGGCACTGGCGGGCCGCATCACCGATTGCGACAGCGCCTTTGTCGTCACCGCCGACGAAGGCCGGCGCGGTGGCAAACGAATCCCGCTCAAGGCCAATGTCGATGCCGCCGCCGAACGCGCACCGGCGCTGAAGACCGTGATCGTCGTGCGGGCGACCGGTGGCGACGTGACGATGCGCGAGGGTCGCGACGTCTGGTATCACAAGGCGGCGCGCGACGTGAGCGACACCTGCCCGCCCGAAGTGATGAGCGCTGAGGATCCGCTGTTCATCCTCTACACCTCCGGCTCGACCGGCCAACCCAAGGGCGTGCTCCACAGCAGCGGCGGCTATCTGCTCTGGGCGAGCCTGACGCACGAGCTCGCCTTCGATTACCGGCCGGGCGACGTGTGGTGGTGCGCCGCCGATATCGGCTGGGTCACCGGCCACAGCTATATCCTCTACGGTCCACTTGCGAACGGCGCGACGACCCTGATGTTCGAAGGCCTGCCGACCTGGCCCGACGCAAGCCGGATCTGGCAGGTGGTCGACCGGCACAAGGTCCACACCATCTTCACCGCCCCAACGGCGCTGCGCGCGCTCATGAAGGAAGGCGACGATTATGTCACGAAGACCAGCCGTGCGTCGCTGAAGCTGCTCGGCACGGTCGGCGAGCCGATCAATCCCGAGGCCTGGCGCTGGTATCACGAGGTGGTCGGCGAGGGCCGCTGCCCGATCATCGACACCTGGTGGCAGACCGAGACCGGCGGCGCGATGATCGCCCCGATGCCGGGCGCGACCGACCTCAAGCCGGGCAGCGCGACCAGGCCGATGCCGGGCGTCGACCCGCAGCTTGTCGATACCGAGGGTACCGTGCTGAACGGCGCGACCGAGGGCAACCTCGTCATCGCGAGGAGCTGGCCAGGGCAGATGCGCACGGTGTGGGGCGATCATCACCGCTTCTTCCAGACCTATTTCACCACCTATCCGGGCAAGTATTTCACTGGCGACGGTGCACGCCGCGATGAGGACGGTTACTGGTGGATCACCGGTCGGGTGGACGACGTGATCAACGTGTCGGGCCACCGCATGGGCACCGCCGAGGTGGAATCGGCGCTGGTGCTTCACCCCAAGGTCGCCGAGGCAGCGGTGGTCGGCATGCCGCACGATATCAAGGGCCAGGGCATCTACGCCTATGTCACGCTCAACTCCGGCGAGACGGCCTCGGACGAGCTGCGCAAGGACCTCGTCAAATGGGTCCGCACCGAAATCGGCCCGATCGCCGCGCCCGACGCGCTTCAGTTCGCGCCGGGCCTGCCCAAGACCCGCTCCGGCAAGATCATGCGCCGAATCCTGCGCAAGATCGCCGAGGGCGACGTATCCAGCCTCGGCGATACCAGCACGCTGGCTGATCCCGCGGTGGTCGACGATCTGGTCGCGAACCGCGTGAAATAA
- a CDS encoding 2OG-Fe(II) oxygenase: protein MSDLRRSAYPARPMAEAMPAPPALVLPDALPEADAAALLAFAIASEAMFGDALTLSTHLQLHAGRHRSAKTLAQHEAHRDLVARIALRHGDALRARFGDRIVTAAVEESELAASGDGDWFGPHRDDGAAPVAHRTFTIVVYLHRFPCRFAGGELTLHGFQNTARQRFGPVQTIAPRHNVAAIFPSNTLHEILPVALPTACFADRRFALTSWI from the coding sequence GTGAGCGACCTCCGCAGATCGGCCTATCCGGCGCGGCCAATGGCCGAGGCGATGCCCGCCCCCCCGGCACTCGTCCTGCCCGACGCGCTGCCCGAAGCCGATGCGGCGGCGCTGCTCGCCTTCGCGATCGCCAGCGAGGCGATGTTCGGCGATGCGCTGACCTTGTCGACACACCTGCAACTGCATGCCGGACGGCATCGCAGCGCGAAGACGCTGGCGCAGCACGAGGCGCATCGCGACCTGGTGGCCAGGATCGCCCTTAGGCACGGCGACGCGCTTCGCGCACGCTTCGGCGACCGGATCGTGACGGCGGCGGTCGAGGAATCCGAGCTCGCCGCGAGCGGTGACGGTGACTGGTTCGGCCCGCACCGCGATGACGGCGCCGCGCCCGTCGCGCACCGGACGTTCACCATCGTCGTCTATCTTCATCGTTTTCCCTGCCGGTTTGCCGGTGGCGAGCTCACCCTGCACGGTTTTCAGAATACGGCGCGGCAACGCTTCGGCCCGGTGCAGACCATCGCGCCGCGCCACAATGTCGCGGCGATCTTCCCGTCGAACACCCTGCACGAGATCCTGCCGGTGGCGTTACCCACCGCCTGCTTCGCCGACCGGCGCTTCGCCCTCACCAGCTGGATCTGA
- a CDS encoding Stf0 family sulfotransferase, whose product MYGISRGYIIAALPRTGSFLLCDMLARLGSVGYPQEYGLPEDEATWSGHHGHASHLSYFYDFFRFCSTPNGVFGCKLMWSQFAGLHHDIRRYTRIEGQGLEPIEAMTGPIRLVFLDRRDTVMQAISLVRAMETNIWSSHRTLPPPPLAYSGAAIADAIEVIGENRRQWESFFARHAIDPLRLFYEDVAQGDVAALFPFLGVEAPDRPTHATRLKRQADDQSRAWRDRFLIENAA is encoded by the coding sequence ATGTACGGCATCAGCCGGGGCTACATCATCGCGGCACTGCCCCGCACGGGCAGCTTCCTGCTCTGCGACATGCTGGCGAGGCTCGGGTCGGTCGGCTATCCGCAGGAATATGGCCTGCCGGAAGATGAGGCGACATGGTCCGGCCATCACGGCCATGCCAGCCATCTTTCCTATTTCTACGACTTCTTCCGTTTCTGCTCGACGCCCAACGGGGTGTTCGGCTGCAAGCTGATGTGGTCGCAGTTCGCTGGCCTCCACCATGACATCAGGCGCTATACCCGCATCGAAGGACAGGGCCTCGAGCCGATCGAGGCGATGACGGGACCGATCAGGCTCGTCTTCCTCGACCGACGCGATACCGTCATGCAGGCGATATCGCTGGTACGGGCGATGGAGACCAACATCTGGTCGTCCCATCGGACCCTCCCGCCGCCACCACTGGCCTATAGCGGCGCCGCGATCGCCGACGCCATCGAGGTGATCGGAGAAAATCGCCGTCAATGGGAAAGCTTCTTCGCCCGCCACGCGATCGATCCGCTGCGCCTGTTCTATGAGGATGTGGCGCAGGGCGACGTCGCGGCGCTGTTCCCGTTTCTGGGAGTGGAGGCGCCGGACCGGCCAACCCATGCCACCCGGCTCAAGCGTCAGGCCGACGACCAGTCGCGCGCGTGGCGCGACCGCTTCCTCATCGAGAATGCGGCCTGA